The following proteins are encoded in a genomic region of Mycobacterium sp. 155:
- a CDS encoding DUF4229 domain-containing protein: MSASRPAARLVVDVLVYVGARLALVAVLTAVIFGGGHLLGVREFPIVVALLFALVIALPLGIWLFRPLRERATASIAALDERRRQDREQLQARLRGEDPKS; this comes from the coding sequence GTGTCAGCAAGTCGTCCGGCGGCCCGCTTGGTTGTCGATGTGTTGGTCTATGTCGGGGCCCGGCTCGCGCTTGTCGCGGTGTTGACGGCAGTGATCTTCGGTGGTGGGCACCTGCTCGGGGTCCGCGAATTCCCGATCGTGGTGGCGTTGTTGTTCGCCCTGGTGATCGCGCTGCCGTTGGGTATCTGGCTGTTTCGCCCGCTGCGGGAGCGTGCCACTGCGTCCATAGCGGCTCTCGACGAACGCCGGCGTCAGGATCGCGAACAACTGCAGGCGCGGCTGCGCGGCGAAGACCCAAAGTCGTGA
- a CDS encoding aminotransferase class V-fold PLP-dependent enzyme, with product MREAFGAEFAGAEGFLNTPTFGLPPQFQLEALQRCLTGWQSGTMDAASFDEPVRAGRTGYARLAGVPVESVAMAGNVSAALGLVAAAIPDGSRVAVLAGEFTSTTFPFAAQGRGVTVTELAPDDLLHSAADFDVVSVSLVQSADGAVLDLAALRTAVQGTDTLTVVDLTQALGWACPDVGWADVTVAAVYKWLLSPRGTTWMSLSERVAATMTPHAANWYAGEQPWQSIYGLPLRLAADARRFDTSPAWFSVLGAGLALPWLASLDQVAVKHHVVGLANRLRAEIGLPQQDSAIVSIPIADAADRLQRAGIRASIRAGAVRVGFHLYNNDNDLDRLLDALGVHG from the coding sequence GTGAGGGAGGCTTTCGGCGCCGAATTCGCCGGGGCCGAAGGGTTTCTCAACACACCGACGTTCGGGCTGCCGCCCCAGTTCCAGCTGGAAGCCCTGCAGCGGTGTCTCACCGGCTGGCAGTCCGGGACGATGGACGCCGCGTCGTTCGATGAACCCGTACGGGCCGGGCGCACGGGCTACGCGCGGCTAGCCGGGGTTCCGGTCGAGTCGGTGGCCATGGCAGGCAATGTGTCGGCCGCACTGGGACTGGTGGCAGCCGCTATTCCCGATGGCAGCCGGGTCGCCGTGCTCGCGGGCGAATTCACCAGCACCACCTTCCCGTTCGCCGCGCAGGGCCGCGGTGTGACGGTCACCGAACTCGCTCCCGACGATCTGCTGCACAGCGCCGCCGACTTCGACGTGGTATCGGTCAGCCTTGTGCAGTCGGCCGACGGTGCGGTGCTCGATCTGGCGGCCCTGCGCACGGCTGTGCAGGGCACCGACACCCTCACCGTGGTCGACCTCACACAGGCCCTTGGCTGGGCATGTCCCGATGTGGGTTGGGCAGATGTCACAGTGGCCGCGGTGTACAAGTGGCTGCTGTCACCACGGGGCACCACCTGGATGTCGTTGAGCGAGCGCGTGGCTGCGACCATGACGCCGCACGCGGCGAACTGGTATGCGGGCGAGCAGCCCTGGCAGTCGATCTACGGGCTGCCGCTGCGGCTGGCTGCCGACGCTCGCCGGTTCGACACCTCGCCGGCCTGGTTCAGTGTGCTCGGAGCCGGGCTGGCGCTGCCGTGGCTGGCGTCGCTGGATCAGGTCGCGGTCAAACACCACGTCGTCGGACTGGCCAATCGGTTGCGCGCCGAAATCGGGCTGCCCCAGCAGGATTCGGCGATCGTATCGATTCCGATCGCCGATGCGGCAGACCGGTTGCAGCGGGCCGGGATTCGTGCGTCGATCCGGGCCGGCGCCGTGCGCGTGGGCTTTCACCTCTACAACAACGACAATGATCTGGATCGGCTGCTCGATGCGTTGGGGGTTCACGGCTAA
- a CDS encoding MFS transporter, which produces MTVSTAQPPPPSGRAATRRAIWNTIRGSSGNLVEWYDVYVYTVFATYFEKQFFDPADQNSTVYIYAIFAVTFVTRPIGSWFFGRFADRRGRRAALTFSVSLMALCSLVIALVPARDSIGAAAPIVLILCRLVQGFATGGEYGTSATYMSEAATRERRGFFSSFQYVTLVGGHVLAQFTLLIILTAFSTAQVSQFGWRIAFAVGGVAAVVVFWLRRTMDESLSQEQLEAIKAGQDNSSGSMSELLTRYWKPLLLCFLITMGGTIAFYAYSVNAPAIVKATYKDQAMTATWINLIGLIFLMAIQPVGGIISDKVGRKPLLLFFGFGGVVYTYVLFTYLPQTRSPVMSFLLVAVSYVLLTGYTSINALVKSELFPAHVRALGVGVGYALANSIFGGTAPVIYQALKEKDQVPLFIAYVTLCIAISLVVYLFFLKNKATTYLDREKGSAFVTADS; this is translated from the coding sequence ATGACCGTTTCGACCGCACAGCCGCCACCGCCATCAGGCCGGGCGGCGACCCGTCGGGCCATCTGGAACACGATCAGGGGATCGTCGGGCAACCTCGTCGAGTGGTATGACGTCTACGTCTACACCGTGTTCGCCACGTACTTCGAGAAGCAGTTCTTCGATCCGGCCGACCAGAACTCGACGGTCTACATCTACGCGATCTTCGCCGTCACGTTCGTCACGCGGCCGATCGGCTCGTGGTTCTTCGGCCGGTTCGCCGACCGCCGTGGCCGACGCGCCGCGCTGACCTTCAGTGTGTCGCTGATGGCACTGTGCTCCCTGGTCATCGCCTTGGTACCGGCCCGTGACAGCATCGGTGCGGCCGCCCCGATCGTCCTCATACTGTGCCGGCTGGTGCAGGGGTTCGCCACCGGTGGCGAGTACGGCACGTCGGCCACCTACATGTCCGAAGCCGCGACGCGGGAACGCCGCGGCTTCTTCTCGTCTTTCCAATACGTCACGCTGGTCGGCGGCCATGTGCTCGCCCAGTTCACGCTGCTGATCATCCTGACCGCGTTCAGCACCGCACAGGTGAGCCAATTCGGTTGGCGCATCGCCTTTGCCGTCGGCGGCGTCGCCGCAGTCGTGGTGTTCTGGCTGCGCCGCACGATGGACGAGTCGCTGTCGCAGGAGCAACTCGAGGCGATTAAAGCCGGGCAGGACAACAGCTCCGGGTCGATGAGCGAGCTGCTCACCCGCTATTGGAAACCGCTGCTGCTGTGCTTCCTGATCACCATGGGCGGCACCATCGCGTTCTACGCCTACAGCGTCAACGCCCCGGCGATCGTCAAGGCCACCTACAAGGACCAGGCCATGACCGCCACCTGGATCAACCTCATCGGGTTGATCTTTCTGATGGCGATCCAACCGGTCGGCGGAATCATCAGTGACAAGGTGGGACGCAAACCGCTGTTGCTGTTCTTCGGGTTCGGCGGCGTCGTCTACACCTACGTCCTCTTCACCTACCTACCCCAAACCCGTTCGCCCGTCATGTCGTTCCTGCTCGTCGCGGTCAGCTACGTGCTGCTGACCGGCTACACGTCGATCAACGCGCTGGTGAAATCCGAACTGTTCCCCGCCCATGTGCGGGCACTCGGCGTGGGAGTCGGCTACGCACTGGCCAATTCGATATTCGGCGGCACCGCGCCGGTGATCTACCAGGCCCTCAAGGAAAAGGACCAGGTACCTCTGTTCATCGCCTACGTCACGTTGTGCATCGCGATCTCTCTGGTGGTGTACCTGTTCTTCCTGAAGAACAAAGCCACCACCTACCTGGACCGCGAGAAGGGCTCGGCATTCGTCACGGCAGATAGTTAG
- a CDS encoding type IV toxin-antitoxin system AbiEi family antitoxin domain-containing protein produces the protein MPRAAIDLENLFAINGGVASTAQLRSVMSRKTLAALVRSGQILRVCRGVYSDHVPGTFDRLAALDILTSMPIVACMNTAAELYGFDTEHDDRVHILDPGLRIRPDDGLMVHQRVGAPLKRVSGRLATTPAWTAVELARTLRRPRALAILDAALHVGACGTAELDSAVREQKGRRGIVAVRDLLAHADARAESPMESEMRLVFIDWCVPRPELQYEIIDRHGDRWRVDFAWPDAKVAAEYDSVEWHATPEGFKHDRLKTARLRECGWSTVSAVTDDIRRRPEELVRRVLWHLDGAALAG, from the coding sequence ATGCCCAGAGCCGCGATCGATCTCGAGAACCTGTTCGCCATCAACGGCGGAGTAGCCAGCACAGCGCAGTTGAGATCGGTCATGTCACGCAAGACGCTTGCGGCACTTGTACGCTCAGGGCAAATTCTGCGGGTGTGTCGTGGCGTCTACTCCGACCACGTGCCCGGCACATTCGATCGACTTGCGGCCCTGGACATCCTCACCTCGATGCCGATCGTGGCCTGCATGAACACCGCTGCAGAACTCTACGGATTCGACACCGAGCACGACGACCGCGTTCACATCCTCGATCCCGGACTTCGGATCCGCCCCGACGACGGTTTGATGGTGCACCAACGCGTTGGCGCACCGTTGAAACGCGTCTCCGGCCGGCTGGCGACAACCCCCGCGTGGACGGCCGTCGAGCTCGCCCGCACCCTGCGCCGGCCGCGTGCGCTCGCGATCCTCGACGCCGCCCTGCACGTGGGCGCCTGCGGCACCGCGGAATTGGACTCCGCGGTGCGTGAGCAGAAAGGACGTAGGGGCATCGTCGCCGTGCGAGACCTGTTGGCGCACGCCGACGCCAGAGCCGAGTCGCCGATGGAAAGCGAGATGCGACTGGTGTTCATCGACTGGTGCGTGCCACGCCCTGAGCTGCAATACGAGATCATCGATCGCCACGGTGACCGGTGGCGGGTGGATTTTGCCTGGCCCGACGCGAAAGTGGCCGCCGAATACGACAGCGTGGAATGGCACGCCACTCCTGAGGGCTTCAAACACGACCGGCTGAAGACCGCGCGGTTGCGGGAGTGTGGCTGGAGCACTGTCTCCGCGGTGACCGACGATATCCGCCGGCGTCCCGAAGAGTTGGTGCGTCGGGTCCTGTGGCACCTCGACGGCGCCGCATTGGCCGGGTGA
- a CDS encoding 1,4-dihydroxy-2-naphthoate polyprenyltransferase, giving the protein MASFAQWIEGARPRTLPNAVSPVIAGTGAAAWLGAAVWWKALLALVVALALIVGVNYANDYSDGIRGTDDVRSGPLRLVGSRVASPRAVLTAALLSLAVGAVAGLVLAAVSAPWLIAVGAVCIAGAWLYTGGKKPYGYLGLGEVAVFVFFGLVAVLGTQYTQALRIDWVGVVMAVVMGSLSSAVLVANNLRDIPTDAESGKITLAVRLGDARTRVLYQVLLVVALIGTLTLTAATPWCLVGLLAAPLAVRAARPVRGGSGGAGLIPVLRDTGLTMLVWAVTVSLALTF; this is encoded by the coding sequence GTGGCCAGTTTCGCGCAATGGATCGAGGGCGCCCGGCCCCGCACCTTGCCCAACGCCGTCTCACCTGTGATCGCCGGTACCGGCGCGGCGGCGTGGCTCGGCGCGGCGGTGTGGTGGAAAGCGCTGCTGGCCCTGGTGGTTGCCCTGGCCCTGATCGTCGGCGTCAACTACGCCAACGACTACAGCGATGGCATCCGCGGCACCGACGACGTGCGGTCCGGTCCGCTGCGGCTGGTGGGTTCCCGGGTGGCGTCACCCCGCGCGGTGCTGACCGCGGCGCTTCTGAGTTTGGCGGTGGGTGCCGTCGCGGGCTTGGTGCTGGCCGCCGTCAGCGCGCCGTGGCTGATCGCCGTCGGCGCGGTATGTATCGCCGGGGCGTGGCTGTACACCGGCGGCAAGAAGCCCTACGGCTACCTCGGGTTGGGCGAGGTCGCGGTCTTCGTCTTCTTCGGGCTGGTCGCAGTGCTGGGCACGCAGTACACCCAGGCACTGCGGATCGACTGGGTGGGCGTGGTGATGGCCGTGGTGATGGGTTCGCTGTCGTCGGCGGTGCTGGTGGCCAACAATCTGCGCGACATCCCGACCGACGCGGAGTCGGGCAAGATCACGCTGGCCGTGCGGCTCGGCGATGCCCGCACGCGGGTGCTGTACCAGGTGCTGCTGGTCGTGGCCCTGATCGGGACGCTGACGCTGACCGCCGCCACGCCGTGGTGTCTGGTTGGGCTGCTGGCTGCGCCGCTCGCGGTTCGCGCGGCTCGGCCCGTGCGGGGTGGCAGCGGCGGCGCGGGGCTGATCCCCGTGCTGCGCGACACCGGGCTGACCATGCTGGTATGGGCCGTCACGGTGTCGTTGGCGCTGACTTTCTAG
- a CDS encoding S-methyl-5'-thioadenosine phosphorylase has translation MLGVVGGSGFYTFFGSDARSVSLDTPYGEPSAPITVGTVGRHEVAFLPRHGVNHEYSPHTVPYRANMWALRALGVRRIFGPCAVGSLTPDLGPGSMAVPDQLVDRTSGRPDTYFDSGGIHVSFADPYCPTLRAAAAGLPGVVDGGTMVVIQGPRFSTRAESRWFANQGFRLVNMTGYPEAVLARELEMCYAAIALVTDLDAGIEAGGGVRTVDVFAEFERNIVPFKKLVHEALEAVDVERTCTHCLAHDGVKLPFELP, from the coding sequence GTGCTCGGAGTCGTCGGCGGCAGCGGCTTCTATACGTTCTTCGGCTCTGATGCGCGCAGCGTCAGCTTGGACACCCCCTACGGTGAGCCGAGCGCGCCCATCACGGTCGGCACCGTCGGTCGGCACGAGGTGGCGTTCCTCCCGAGACACGGCGTCAACCATGAGTATTCGCCGCACACGGTGCCGTACCGGGCGAACATGTGGGCACTGCGGGCGTTGGGAGTGCGACGCATTTTCGGGCCGTGTGCGGTCGGCAGCCTGACCCCCGACCTCGGACCGGGTTCGATGGCGGTACCCGATCAGCTGGTCGACCGCACCAGCGGGCGTCCCGACACCTACTTCGATTCCGGCGGAATCCACGTCAGCTTCGCCGACCCGTACTGTCCGACGCTGCGCGCCGCGGCAGCCGGGCTGCCCGGTGTGGTCGACGGCGGAACCATGGTGGTGATCCAGGGGCCGCGGTTCTCCACCCGCGCCGAGAGCCGATGGTTCGCAAACCAGGGTTTCCGCCTGGTCAACATGACCGGATACCCCGAGGCAGTGCTGGCACGTGAACTCGAGATGTGTTACGCGGCCATCGCTTTGGTGACCGATCTGGACGCGGGCATCGAGGCCGGGGGAGGGGTGCGCACGGTCGACGTGTTCGCCGAATTCGAACGCAACATCGTGCCGTTCAAAAAGCTCGTGCACGAGGCGCTCGAGGCCGTCGACGTCGAGCGCACCTGCACGCACTGCCTGGCCCACGACGGGGTGAAGCTGCCCTTCGAGTTG